One genomic segment of Gossypium arboreum isolate Shixiya-1 chromosome 3, ASM2569848v2, whole genome shotgun sequence includes these proteins:
- the LOC108475517 gene encoding probable NAD(P)H dehydrogenase (quinone) FQR1-like 2 produces MGKGGGCIFSKKRSAIEASDQDLADPVRDAPVQNQIENSLFQEESKKLKVFIVFYSMYGHVECLAKRMKKGVDSIDGVEGFLYRVPETLPMDVLEQMRVPQKEDELPFVSVDDLVEADGLLFGFPTRFGSMASQMKAFFDSTAHLWEQQRLAGVPAGFFVSTGTQGGGQETTAWTAITQLAHHGMVYVPIGYTFGSGMFKMDSIRGGSPYGAGVYSGDGTREPSETELALAEHQGRYMAGIVRRFATPRNN; encoded by the exons ATGGGTAAAGGAGGTGGTTGTATTTTCAGCAAGAAAAGATCAGCCATAGAAGCATCAGATCAAGATCTTGCAGACCCTGTTAGGGATGCTCCTGTTCAGAACCAAATTGAGAACAGTTTATTTCAAGAAGAATCGAAGAAACTCAAGGTGTTCATAGTATTTTACTCCATGTATGGTCATGTGGAATGTTTAGCTAAAAGGATGAAGAAAGGAGTCGATTCCATTGATGGGGTTGAAGGGTTTTTGTATAGGGTTCCGGAGACACTACCGATGGATGTATTGGAACAGATGAGGGTGCCACAGAAGGAAGATGAGTTGCCTTTTGTATCGGTTGATGATTTGGTGGAGGCTGATGGGTTGTTGTTCGGTTTTCCGACGAGGTTCGGTTCCATGGCGTCACAGATGAAGGCTTTTTTCGATTCTACGGCACACTTGTGGGAGCAACAGAGGCTTGCAGGTGTGCCCGCTGGTTTCTTTGTGAGCACCGGGACACAAGGCGGCGGCCAGGAGACGACCGC GTGGACTGCCATCACACAGTTAGCTCACCATGGGATGGTTTATGTTCCTATTGGCTACACTTTTGGTTCTGGAATGTTCAAAATGGATTCAATCAGAGGAGGATCCCCATACGGTGCCGGTGTTTATTCCGGTGACGGCACAAGGGAACCAAGTGAAACAGAGCTAGCACTTGCTGAGCATCAAGGGAGATACATGGCTGGAATTGTCAGAAGGTTTGCCACTCCTCGTAACAATTAG
- the LOC108474578 gene encoding urea-proton symporter DUR3 isoform X1, with amino-acid sequence MSQKCPPFEFSGKYYDVQEGIGCVRQNSFFEGKAVLNQGLGYSVILGFGAFFAFFTSFLVWLEKRYVGSRHTSEWFNTAGRNVKTGLIASVIVSQWTWAATILQSSNVAWQYGISGPFWYASGATIQVLLFGVMAIEIKRKAPHAHTVCEIVKARWGKAAHIVFLTFCLMTNIIVTAMLLLGGSAVVNALTGVNIYAASFLIPLGVIVYTLAGGLKATFLASYIHSVIVHVALVIFVYLVYTASDKLGSPSIIHHYVQEVASKLRTCKEPISHNGQSCGPIAGNYKGSYLTIMSSGGLVFGIINIVGNFGTVFVDNGYWVSAIAARPSSTHKGYLLGGLVWFAVPFSLATSLGLGALALDLPLTADEASRGLVPPATAIALMGKGGSVLLLTMLFMAVTSAGSSELIAVSSLCTYDIYRTYINPDASGERILSVSRAVVLGFGCFMGLFAVILNKAGVSLGWMYLAMGVLIGSAVLPIAFMLLWRKANAVGAIVGTITGCILGIVTWLSVASIEYGRVNLDTTGRNAPMLAGNLVSILTGGAIHALCSLLWPQNYTWDTTRQITMVEKEESDLNEDELKEEKLKTAKSWIVKWGVGFTVVIVMLWPLLTIPAGEFSVGYFTFWAVIAIAWGSIGSAVIIGLPLIESWETIKNVCSGMFTNDRLMEKVEEMNFKLNSIMLAIPEAEKAYLVEKENKKK; translated from the exons ATGAGCCAAAAGTGTCCTCCCTTTGAGTTTTCAGGCAAGTATTATGATGTCCAAGAAGGTATAGGGTGTGTAAGGCAAAACAGTTTCTTTGAAGGCAAAGCAGTGCTGAATCAAGGCCTTGGCTATTCTGTGATTCTTGGGTTTGGTGCTTTTTTTGCTTTTTTCACTTCCTTTTTG GTGTGGTTAGAGAAGCGATATGTTGGTTCACGCCACACGTCCGAATGGTTCAATACGGCCGGCCGGAATGTCAAAACGGGGCTTATCGCGAGCGTGATCGTATCGCAG TGGACATGGGCTGCTACCATTTTGCAAAGTTCCAATGTTGCTTGGCAGTATGGAATTAGTGGACCTTTTTGGTATGCTAGTGGTGCTACAATCCAG GTACTATTATTCGGTGTTATGGCTATCGAGATCAAACGGAAGGCTCCCCATGCTCATACGGTTTGCGAGATCGTGAAGGCTCG CTGGGGAAAAGCTGCACATATCGTCTTCCTTACTTTCTGCCTTATGACAAATATCATCGTGACGGCGATGTTGCTACTTGGTGGTTCTGCCGTGGTGAACGCGCTTACGGGGGTGAACATATATGCTGCTAGCTTCTTAATACCACTTGGGGTAATTGTTTATACATTAGCAGGAGGGCTTAAAGCTACCTTCTTGGCTAGCTACATACACTCGGTCATTG TGCATGTGGCTTTAGTTATCTTCGTATACCTAGTTTATACAGCTAGTGACAAGCTTGGTAGCCCCAGCATCATACACCACTATGTTCAGGAAGTTGCTAGCAAGTTAAGAACATGTAAGGAGCCAATTTCCCACAATGGACAATCTTGTGGTCCTATTGCTGGGAACTACAAAGGTTCTTATCTCACAATCATGAGTTCTGGGGGTCTTGTTTTTGGGATTATAAACATTGTGGGCAATTTTGGCACTGTTTTTGTTGACAAT GGATATTGGGTGAGTGCCATTGCCGCACGACCTTCATCAACTCATAAAGGGTATTTGTTGGGAGGGCTTGTATGGTTTGCTGTGCCATTCTCTTTGGCAACATCATTGGGTCTTGGAGCCCTTGCCCTTGATCTACCACTAACAGCTGACGAGGCAAGCCGTGGACTGGTTCCTCCAGCTACTGCCATAGCTTTGATGGGAAAAGGAGGATCCGTACTTCTCCTTACCATGCTATTTAT GGCTGTTACATCGGCTGGTTCTTCCGAGCTAATTGCTGTTTCCTCGTTATGCACATATGATATCTACCGTACCTATATAAACCCAGATGCCAGTGGGGAGAGAATCCTGAGTGTTTCAAGGGCTGTTGTGCTAGGCTTTGGATGTTTCATGGGATTGTTTGCTGTAATATTAAACAAGGCTGGAGTTTCATTGGGTTGGATGTATCTTGCCATGGGAGTGCTTATTGGCTCAGCAGTTCTCCCAATTGCATTTATGCTTCTTTGGAGGAAAGCAAATGCTGTTGGGGCCATTGTAGGGACGATTACCGGTTGCATTTTGGGAATTGTCACTTGGTTGTCGGTGGCAAGCATTGAATATGGCAGAGTAAACCTCGACACAACCGGTCGAAATGCACCGATGCTTGCCGGAAACCTGGTTTCCATACTTACAGGTGGAGCCATTCATGCACTGTGCAGTCTTTTATGGCCTCAAAACTATACCTGGGACACCACAAGGCAGATAACAATGGTGGAGAAGGAAGAGAGTGATTTGAATGAAGATGAGTTGAAAGAGGAAAAACTAAAAACAGCCAAATCATGGATAGTGAAATGGGGTGTTGGTTTTACAGTTGTCATCGTTATGCTGTGGCCTCTACTCACTATTCCTGCAG GGGAGTTTAGTGTTGGCTATTTCACATTCTGGGCGGTCATTGCTATAGCATGGGGCAGTATCGGATCAGCAGTTATTATTGGTTTACCATTAATTGAAAGCTGGGAAACCATAAAAAATGTTTGCAGTGGCATGTTTACAAATGATAGACTAATGGAAAAGGTTGAGGAGATGAATTTCAAGCTGAATAGTATTATGTTGGCAATTCCAGAAGCAGAGAAAGCATATTTGGTGGAGAAAGAAAACAAGAAGAAGTAG
- the LOC108474578 gene encoding urea-proton symporter DUR3 isoform X2 has product MSQKCPPFEFSGKYYDVQEGIGCVRQNSFFEGKAVLNQGLGYSVILGFGAFFAFFTSFLVWLEKRYVGSRHTSEWFNTAGRNVKTGLIASVIVSQVLLFGVMAIEIKRKAPHAHTVCEIVKARWGKAAHIVFLTFCLMTNIIVTAMLLLGGSAVVNALTGVNIYAASFLIPLGVIVYTLAGGLKATFLASYIHSVIVHVALVIFVYLVYTASDKLGSPSIIHHYVQEVASKLRTCKEPISHNGQSCGPIAGNYKGSYLTIMSSGGLVFGIINIVGNFGTVFVDNGYWVSAIAARPSSTHKGYLLGGLVWFAVPFSLATSLGLGALALDLPLTADEASRGLVPPATAIALMGKGGSVLLLTMLFMAVTSAGSSELIAVSSLCTYDIYRTYINPDASGERILSVSRAVVLGFGCFMGLFAVILNKAGVSLGWMYLAMGVLIGSAVLPIAFMLLWRKANAVGAIVGTITGCILGIVTWLSVASIEYGRVNLDTTGRNAPMLAGNLVSILTGGAIHALCSLLWPQNYTWDTTRQITMVEKEESDLNEDELKEEKLKTAKSWIVKWGVGFTVVIVMLWPLLTIPAGEFSVGYFTFWAVIAIAWGSIGSAVIIGLPLIESWETIKNVCSGMFTNDRLMEKVEEMNFKLNSIMLAIPEAEKAYLVEKENKKK; this is encoded by the exons ATGAGCCAAAAGTGTCCTCCCTTTGAGTTTTCAGGCAAGTATTATGATGTCCAAGAAGGTATAGGGTGTGTAAGGCAAAACAGTTTCTTTGAAGGCAAAGCAGTGCTGAATCAAGGCCTTGGCTATTCTGTGATTCTTGGGTTTGGTGCTTTTTTTGCTTTTTTCACTTCCTTTTTG GTGTGGTTAGAGAAGCGATATGTTGGTTCACGCCACACGTCCGAATGGTTCAATACGGCCGGCCGGAATGTCAAAACGGGGCTTATCGCGAGCGTGATCGTATCGCAG GTACTATTATTCGGTGTTATGGCTATCGAGATCAAACGGAAGGCTCCCCATGCTCATACGGTTTGCGAGATCGTGAAGGCTCG CTGGGGAAAAGCTGCACATATCGTCTTCCTTACTTTCTGCCTTATGACAAATATCATCGTGACGGCGATGTTGCTACTTGGTGGTTCTGCCGTGGTGAACGCGCTTACGGGGGTGAACATATATGCTGCTAGCTTCTTAATACCACTTGGGGTAATTGTTTATACATTAGCAGGAGGGCTTAAAGCTACCTTCTTGGCTAGCTACATACACTCGGTCATTG TGCATGTGGCTTTAGTTATCTTCGTATACCTAGTTTATACAGCTAGTGACAAGCTTGGTAGCCCCAGCATCATACACCACTATGTTCAGGAAGTTGCTAGCAAGTTAAGAACATGTAAGGAGCCAATTTCCCACAATGGACAATCTTGTGGTCCTATTGCTGGGAACTACAAAGGTTCTTATCTCACAATCATGAGTTCTGGGGGTCTTGTTTTTGGGATTATAAACATTGTGGGCAATTTTGGCACTGTTTTTGTTGACAAT GGATATTGGGTGAGTGCCATTGCCGCACGACCTTCATCAACTCATAAAGGGTATTTGTTGGGAGGGCTTGTATGGTTTGCTGTGCCATTCTCTTTGGCAACATCATTGGGTCTTGGAGCCCTTGCCCTTGATCTACCACTAACAGCTGACGAGGCAAGCCGTGGACTGGTTCCTCCAGCTACTGCCATAGCTTTGATGGGAAAAGGAGGATCCGTACTTCTCCTTACCATGCTATTTAT GGCTGTTACATCGGCTGGTTCTTCCGAGCTAATTGCTGTTTCCTCGTTATGCACATATGATATCTACCGTACCTATATAAACCCAGATGCCAGTGGGGAGAGAATCCTGAGTGTTTCAAGGGCTGTTGTGCTAGGCTTTGGATGTTTCATGGGATTGTTTGCTGTAATATTAAACAAGGCTGGAGTTTCATTGGGTTGGATGTATCTTGCCATGGGAGTGCTTATTGGCTCAGCAGTTCTCCCAATTGCATTTATGCTTCTTTGGAGGAAAGCAAATGCTGTTGGGGCCATTGTAGGGACGATTACCGGTTGCATTTTGGGAATTGTCACTTGGTTGTCGGTGGCAAGCATTGAATATGGCAGAGTAAACCTCGACACAACCGGTCGAAATGCACCGATGCTTGCCGGAAACCTGGTTTCCATACTTACAGGTGGAGCCATTCATGCACTGTGCAGTCTTTTATGGCCTCAAAACTATACCTGGGACACCACAAGGCAGATAACAATGGTGGAGAAGGAAGAGAGTGATTTGAATGAAGATGAGTTGAAAGAGGAAAAACTAAAAACAGCCAAATCATGGATAGTGAAATGGGGTGTTGGTTTTACAGTTGTCATCGTTATGCTGTGGCCTCTACTCACTATTCCTGCAG GGGAGTTTAGTGTTGGCTATTTCACATTCTGGGCGGTCATTGCTATAGCATGGGGCAGTATCGGATCAGCAGTTATTATTGGTTTACCATTAATTGAAAGCTGGGAAACCATAAAAAATGTTTGCAGTGGCATGTTTACAAATGATAGACTAATGGAAAAGGTTGAGGAGATGAATTTCAAGCTGAATAGTATTATGTTGGCAATTCCAGAAGCAGAGAAAGCATATTTGGTGGAGAAAGAAAACAAGAAGAAGTAG
- the LOC108474579 gene encoding HVA22-like protein k, translating into MDLTSEVGLRLLFSPISSHIVVRTACCTVGTVLPVYSTFKAIESNDQNEQRKWLLYWTVYGSFSVAEAFSDKLLSWFPFYYYAKFAFLVWLQLPSANGAEHLYMSHLRQFLLKHQSRLDKILGCIYNEMVKIISAHQTEIKFARLLFMKLMASVNQIGCDYIQPVQRQSNCSIEGPSEADSDRQSETED; encoded by the exons ATGGATCTAACGAGCGAG GTGGGATTAAGGTTGCTTTTTTCTCCAATTAGTTCCCACATTGTTGTTCGGACGGCTTG TTGTACAGTGGGGACTGTTTTACCTGTTTACTCAACGTTTAAAGCAATTGAAAGCAACGATCAAAACGAGCAGCGAAAATGGCTTCTTTATTGGACAG TTTATGGATCTTTTAGTGTTGCTGAAGCGTTCTCGGACAAACTCTTGTCCTG GTTTCCTTTCTACTACTATGCAAAGTTTGCTTTTCTAGTTTGGCTTCAACTTCCATCTGCCAAT GGAGCTGAACATTTGTATATGAGCCATCTCCGTCAATTTCTACTGAAGCACCAATCTAGGCTTGATAAAATATTGGGGTGCATTTACAATGAAATG GTCAAAATCATCAGTGCACACCAAACGGAAATCAAGTTTGCAAGGCTGCTTTTTATGAAACTCATGGCATCAG TGAACCAGATTGGTTGCGATTATATTCAGCCTGTGCAAAGACAGTCAAATTGTTCCATTGAAGGCCCAAGCGAAGCAGATTCTGATAGGCAATCTGAAACTGAAGATTGA